A single region of the Pseudalkalibacillus berkeleyi genome encodes:
- a CDS encoding TetR/AcrR family transcriptional regulator — MTNKREAAKQVKRKRILDESIKLFSTNGYTETTIQMVANAAGISFGSVFTYFETKETLLEATVMEPLEEVREQLMIINYETEDVTEELKNLIQRNIRLFSTSKIYLQLVQQIISRPDRHPKLLMSLDAFFTDFVNHLIPLIEKGQKEGKLKIQDPELVATAYFSFLNGIRLTMGLEEDHIWWEKFIDSAYLLFGPID, encoded by the coding sequence GTGACAAATAAACGTGAAGCTGCAAAGCAGGTTAAACGCAAAAGAATATTAGATGAATCCATTAAACTGTTTTCAACAAACGGATATACAGAAACAACGATACAAATGGTCGCAAATGCTGCGGGAATTAGTTTCGGTAGTGTGTTTACCTATTTTGAAACAAAAGAAACATTATTAGAAGCAACAGTAATGGAACCTTTAGAAGAAGTACGGGAGCAATTAATGATTATTAACTATGAAACGGAAGATGTGACCGAAGAACTAAAAAATTTAATCCAGAGAAATATCCGCTTGTTTTCAACGAGCAAAATTTATTTGCAATTAGTCCAACAAATCATTAGTAGACCTGACCGGCATCCAAAGCTATTGATGTCGCTTGATGCGTTTTTTACTGATTTTGTAAACCATCTAATACCGCTCATAGAGAAAGGTCAAAAAGAAGGAAAGCTGAAAATTCAAGACCCGGAATTAGTTGCAACTGCTTATTTTAGTTTTCTTAATGGCATTCGATTAACGATGGGATTGGAAGAGGATCATATTTGGTGGGAAAAATTTATTGACTCAGCCTATCTTTTATTCGGACCGATTGATTAG
- a CDS encoding MFS transporter — protein MKFKEFHPNVQIRIVVQFLSVLASTSIIPFLAIYFAKTIGETLTGFFYILVILSGVIGGLIGGHLSDKLGRKKLMVLSESVVLITYMAITLVNSPWIISPYTTITLFMINMFFSGIFLPAAQAMMIDVSTPQNRKYIYGFSYWANNLAMAIGGIVGAFLFASHKFELFIFISSVTFVSLMATILFIQESYTPPSHSSKEPHLSKKTTIFHTYTEVFKDRIFLLYITASILILSIEMHLTNYIGIRLEQNVDLQTLFSFQEWSLEVDGIRLLGFLKTENTLFVAFLAGAVTLFIKRLKDRWSYQWGAFLFVSGFTVLSFSLNPWILFIAIGIASIGELMYIPVKQAYLANLAPDHARSSYMAIDGFSYYFASIVGALFITLGTLLSAPIMSFIIFTSGLLGIFCFSRVMTNIERREEGMKEKKAM, from the coding sequence ATGAAATTCAAAGAGTTCCATCCGAATGTTCAAATTAGGATTGTTGTACAATTTCTGTCCGTTTTAGCTTCAACATCAATCATACCTTTTTTAGCGATTTATTTTGCGAAAACAATTGGAGAAACGTTAACAGGATTCTTTTATATACTTGTCATCTTATCAGGCGTCATAGGAGGCTTAATCGGTGGGCATTTGTCAGATAAGCTTGGAAGAAAGAAGTTAATGGTCCTCTCAGAATCAGTTGTACTGATTACCTACATGGCGATAACGCTCGTGAATTCACCTTGGATTATAAGTCCTTATACGACTATTACTCTATTTATGATCAACATGTTTTTTAGTGGAATCTTCCTACCTGCAGCTCAAGCTATGATGATTGATGTAAGTACACCTCAAAACCGAAAATACATATATGGCTTTTCTTATTGGGCGAACAATTTAGCTATGGCAATCGGTGGAATCGTTGGAGCGTTTTTATTTGCCTCCCATAAATTTGAACTTTTTATCTTCATCTCATCAGTCACATTCGTTTCATTGATGGCGACCATCCTTTTCATCCAAGAATCATACACACCTCCAAGTCATTCATCTAAAGAACCTCATCTTAGTAAAAAAACAACTATTTTTCATACATACACAGAAGTTTTTAAAGATAGAATTTTCCTCCTATATATTACTGCGAGTATATTAATCTTATCTATCGAGATGCATTTAACGAATTATATAGGCATTCGATTAGAACAGAATGTTGATCTCCAAACGCTATTCTCATTCCAAGAATGGAGTTTAGAAGTAGATGGCATTAGATTACTAGGTTTTCTCAAAACAGAGAACACATTATTCGTCGCCTTTTTAGCGGGGGCAGTCACTCTATTTATTAAGCGATTGAAGGATCGATGGAGTTATCAATGGGGCGCATTCCTTTTTGTATCTGGATTTACGGTACTAAGCTTCAGTTTGAATCCGTGGATCCTGTTTATTGCGATTGGTATAGCCTCTATCGGTGAGCTCATGTACATACCGGTCAAACAAGCCTATTTAGCAAACTTAGCACCCGATCATGCAAGGAGCTCATACATGGCAATTGATGGGTTTTCTTATTACTTTGCATCTATCGTCGGCGCATTGTTTATTACGTTAGGTACATTACTAAGTGCTCCGATCATGTCATTCATTATTTTTACTTCAGGACTACTAGGTATCTTTTGTTTTTCTAGGGTTATGACAAATATAGAAAGAAGGGAAGAAGGAATGAAAGAGAAGAAAGCGATGTAG